A stretch of the Trueperaceae bacterium genome encodes the following:
- the tuf gene encoding elongation factor Tu, whose protein sequence is MAKVEFERTKPHVNVGTIGHVDHGKTTLTAAITFTAAAADPSIETQSYDQIDKAPEEKARGITINTAHVEYQTPDRHYSHVDCPGHADYIKNMITGAAQMDGAVLVVNAADGPMPQTREHILLARQVGVPYIVVFMNKEDMVDDEELLELVEMEVRDMLSEYEFPGDDIPVVKGSALKALEALDANPNAQRGEDEWVDRIWQLLDAIDSYIPTPERDVDKPFLLPVEDVFTITGRGTVATGRVERGTVNTGEEVEIVGLKETTTSVVTGVEMHRKTLNQGLAGDNVGVLLRGIAREEIDRGQVLAKPGSITPHTEFKGSVYVLAKAEGGRHSAFFSGYRPQFYFRTTDVTGVVTLPDDVEMVMPGDNVELMVSLIKPIAMEEGLRFAIREGGRTVGAGVVTQVTK, encoded by the coding sequence ATGGCTAAGGTTGAGTTTGAGCGTACCAAACCTCACGTGAACGTTGGAACGATCGGGCACGTTGATCATGGAAAGACGACCCTTACGGCGGCGATTACGTTTACTGCCGCGGCAGCGGATCCTAGTATCGAAACCCAGAGTTACGATCAGATTGATAAGGCTCCGGAGGAGAAAGCACGGGGGATCACTATTAATACTGCCCACGTTGAATACCAAACTCCTGATCGTCATTATAGTCATGTTGATTGCCCTGGGCACGCGGATTACATTAAGAATATGATCACGGGTGCTGCGCAAATGGATGGTGCTGTTCTAGTGGTTAATGCGGCCGATGGGCCCATGCCACAAACTAGGGAGCATATTCTGCTTGCGCGACAAGTGGGCGTACCTTACATCGTAGTATTTATGAACAAGGAAGACATGGTTGATGACGAAGAGTTACTTGAACTCGTAGAGATGGAAGTGCGGGATATGTTGTCCGAATACGAGTTTCCTGGGGATGATATTCCAGTGGTGAAGGGTAGTGCTTTGAAAGCGTTAGAAGCTTTGGACGCTAACCCAAATGCACAACGCGGAGAAGATGAGTGGGTCGACAGGATTTGGCAGCTTCTAGATGCTATTGACAGTTATATACCTACGCCTGAGCGGGATGTTGACAAGCCGTTCCTGCTACCCGTAGAGGACGTGTTCACGATTACTGGTCGTGGGACGGTGGCCACTGGCCGCGTGGAGCGGGGAACAGTTAACACTGGCGAAGAAGTAGAGATAGTCGGCCTAAAAGAGACTACTACTAGCGTGGTGACAGGTGTTGAGATGCACCGGAAGACCCTGAATCAGGGTTTAGCCGGGGATAATGTTGGTGTGTTGCTTCGAGGTATAGCTCGGGAAGAGATTGATCGAGGTCAGGTTTTAGCGAAGCCCGGTTCTATTACACCTCACACTGAGTTTAAAGGTAGCGTGTATGTTTTAGCCAAGGCAGAAGGTGGTCGGCATAGCGCGTTCTTTTCTGGGTATCGTCCACAGTTTTACTTTCGGACGACTGATGTTACAGGTGTTGTGACGTTACCGGATGATGTGGAGATGGTTATGCCTGGGGATAATGTGGAGCTGATGGTGAGTTTGATTAAGCCGATAGCTATGGAGGAAGGCTTGCGGTTTGCTATCCGCGAGGGTGGTCGTACCGTTGGTGCGGGTGTCGTGACACAAGTCACCAAATAA
- the rpmG gene encoding 50S ribosomal protein L33, with the protein MASDVRIKLLLECSECKRRNYATNKNRRNTQGKLELRKYCRWDRKHTLHREVKV; encoded by the coding sequence ATGGCAAGTGACGTTCGGATCAAGCTGTTGCTTGAGTGTTCAGAATGCAAGCGTCGCAACTACGCGACAAACAAAAATCGACGCAATACTCAAGGTAAACTTGAGCTTCGGAAATATTGTCGCTGGGATAGAAAGCATACTCTTCATCGGGAGGTCAAGGTCTGA
- a CDS encoding preprotein translocase subunit SecE → MNRVINYLRNSRAELGRVTWPTRSEVFQSTQATLVFVLLTVAFLLVADKTLGSLIGLIT, encoded by the coding sequence ATGAATCGAGTGATCAATTATCTTCGTAACTCGCGAGCTGAGTTAGGTCGAGTTACTTGGCCGACTAGGAGTGAGGTATTCCAGTCTACCCAGGCAACCCTAGTTTTTGTACTTTTGACAGTGGCATTTCTGCTGGTTGCAGATAAAACTCTTGGTAGCCTTATCGGCTTGATCACCTGA
- the nusG gene encoding transcription termination/antitermination factor NusG, with the protein MSIEWYAIHTYVGHEEKVKQNILNRAKSLGIVDHIYQVVVPTEETVEHAGGGKREIVDRKIFPGYIFVQMDLGDNPDEPNESWEVVRYTPGVTGFVGTATHAVPLTRDEEERMLASLGITGSKETPKVKISFTLGDMVQVTAGPFADFTGVVSEVNPERGKVKVLVSIFGRETPVELDFAQVLRT; encoded by the coding sequence ATGAGTATAGAGTGGTATGCAATTCACACCTATGTTGGGCATGAGGAAAAGGTCAAGCAAAACATCCTGAATCGTGCCAAATCTCTCGGGATAGTTGACCATATATACCAAGTGGTCGTACCGACCGAAGAGACAGTTGAGCATGCTGGTGGCGGCAAAAGGGAGATTGTCGATCGGAAAATTTTTCCCGGGTATATATTTGTTCAGATGGACCTTGGCGACAATCCTGACGAACCAAACGAGTCGTGGGAGGTTGTGCGGTACACCCCGGGAGTGACGGGATTTGTGGGTACAGCTACTCACGCTGTGCCGCTTACTCGGGATGAGGAAGAGCGCATGCTGGCTTCTCTAGGAATTACCGGATCAAAAGAAACTCCAAAAGTGAAAATTTCTTTTACTCTTGGCGATATGGTACAGGTGACTGCAGGGCCATTCGCCGATTTTACTGGAGTTGTTTCTGAGGTTAATCCTGAGCGGGGTAAGGTAAAAGTGTTAGTCTCGATCTTCGGTCGAGAAACACCTGTTGAACTGGATTTCGCGCAGGTCTTGCGTACATAA
- the rplK gene encoding 50S ribosomal protein L11 gives MAKKIEGLIKLQLQAGGATPAPPVGPALGQYGANIMQFVKEYNAATASQGDAIIPVEITVYADRSFSFVTKTPPASYLIRKAAGIPKGSGEPNREKVATLAWDQCIEIGKLKIEDLNANDEVAAARIIAGTARSMGVVVEGTPDA, from the coding sequence ATGGCTAAGAAGATCGAAGGATTGATAAAGTTGCAGCTGCAAGCAGGTGGGGCTACCCCTGCCCCTCCGGTAGGCCCTGCATTAGGGCAGTATGGTGCAAACATCATGCAATTCGTAAAAGAGTATAACGCTGCCACAGCATCCCAAGGTGATGCTATAATTCCGGTTGAAATTACCGTTTATGCTGACCGTTCATTTAGTTTTGTTACTAAGACTCCTCCGGCAAGCTATTTGATTCGTAAAGCCGCAGGTATACCTAAAGGATCTGGTGAGCCGAATCGAGAGAAAGTGGCCACATTGGCTTGGGATCAGTGCATAGAGATCGGTAAGTTGAAGATTGAGGACCTCAACGCCAATGACGAGGTAGCAGCTGCCAGGATTATTGCAGGTACAGCCCGTTCAATGGGAGTAGTAGTAGAGGGTACACCAGATGCCTAG
- a CDS encoding 50S ribosomal protein L1 produces MPRQGKRYLSLQEKVDRNRTYSASEAAELVKELATAKFDETVEVHFRLGIDPTKSEQSVRGTVSLPHGTGKTIRVLAIVQAEQVADAEEAGADMAGGEEIIEKILSGWMEFDAVVATPNMMGQIGSKLGRILGPRGLLPNPKSGTVGTNVGEIVGQLKAGRIEFRSDKTGVVHAAIGKASFAPEKLAENLETLRTALEAVKPEGSRGIFLRTAYVSSTMGPSVRVTV; encoded by the coding sequence ATGCCTAGGCAGGGAAAGCGTTACCTAAGCTTGCAAGAAAAAGTCGACCGGAACAGGACATATTCTGCGTCTGAGGCAGCTGAATTAGTTAAGGAGCTTGCCACGGCCAAATTTGATGAGACCGTCGAGGTTCATTTCCGGCTTGGTATTGATCCAACGAAATCCGAACAAAGTGTTCGCGGTACGGTTTCATTGCCACACGGAACTGGAAAGACAATTAGGGTTTTGGCGATCGTACAAGCTGAACAGGTTGCTGATGCTGAAGAGGCTGGTGCTGATATGGCTGGTGGCGAGGAAATTATCGAGAAAATATTAAGCGGCTGGATGGAGTTCGACGCTGTTGTCGCCACACCAAACATGATGGGTCAGATTGGTAGCAAACTTGGACGGATTCTTGGTCCCCGCGGGCTGCTTCCTAACCCGAAATCTGGTACAGTTGGCACTAATGTAGGCGAAATCGTTGGCCAACTTAAGGCAGGTCGTATTGAGTTTCGTAGCGATAAGACCGGTGTGGTACATGCGGCAATAGGCAAAGCCAGCTTTGCACCCGAAAAGCTTGCCGAGAACCTGGAGACTTTAAGAACCGCGCTTGAGGCTGTCAAGCCGGAAGGATCTCGCGGTATTTTCCTTCGAACCGCCTATGTATCATCTACAATGGGCCCTAGTGTTAGGGTGACAGTTTGA
- the rplJ gene encoding 50S ribosomal protein L10, with translation MVGIHQEHLEGVGDSRGRTRLKDPAEAFHSASWLFLGRNLSSLVRGKAAMTNPKNVASVEMLKSVLAEAKTFFLVDYQGLGAEEINVLRTKIRAAGGRMLVAKNRLINVVLQDQGVDGFQDILKGPTALVVVGDDPVGPAKALVDFADEHLLDLPFPKGGLLEGTVVASEAINRIAELPGREQLLSQIIGLLQAPMQQLVGVLEGPSRNLVSVLQNYSEKIKEN, from the coding sequence TTGGTCGGGATTCACCAAGAGCACCTTGAAGGCGTTGGAGACAGCAGGGGCCGGACCAGGCTTAAAGATCCTGCCGAGGCGTTTCATTCTGCTTCGTGGTTGTTCCTAGGAAGGAACTTAAGTTCTTTAGTAAGAGGAAAGGCGGCGATGACTAACCCCAAAAATGTGGCATCGGTCGAGATGCTCAAAAGTGTTCTCGCTGAGGCGAAAACCTTCTTTTTGGTTGATTATCAGGGACTGGGTGCCGAGGAAATCAATGTTCTTAGGACGAAGATTCGTGCTGCTGGCGGAAGGATGCTTGTAGCTAAAAATCGACTCATCAACGTAGTTCTTCAGGACCAAGGAGTGGATGGATTCCAAGACATACTTAAAGGGCCTACCGCTTTGGTTGTTGTGGGTGACGATCCAGTTGGTCCTGCAAAGGCATTGGTAGACTTTGCTGACGAACACCTCCTCGACCTGCCGTTTCCTAAAGGAGGATTACTTGAAGGCACTGTGGTAGCGAGCGAGGCCATAAATCGCATCGCTGAGCTACCTGGAAGAGAACAACTATTGAGCCAAATAATTGGCCTTCTGCAGGCCCCTATGCAGCAACTTGTTGGAGTACTAGAAGGACCGTCGCGCAATTTGGTCTCTGTTTTACAAAATTACTCAGAAAAAATTAAGGAGAATTGA
- a CDS encoding 50S ribosomal protein L7/L12 — protein sequence MAFDKDGMVEQLSGLTVLELVDLLDTLKDKWGVEAAAAMPAGAMMAVPGGDADAGVGAEEQTEFTVSITSAGEKKLQVIKAVREVVSGLGLKEAKELVESNGVVREDVPKEEAEEIKTKLEEAGASVEVK from the coding sequence ATGGCTTTCGATAAAGATGGAATGGTTGAACAATTGAGTGGCTTGACAGTGTTAGAACTTGTGGATTTGCTGGATACATTGAAGGATAAGTGGGGTGTTGAAGCTGCAGCGGCAATGCCAGCCGGCGCCATGATGGCAGTTCCCGGCGGAGATGCTGATGCAGGAGTCGGCGCCGAGGAGCAGACTGAATTTACGGTAAGTATAACTAGTGCAGGTGAGAAGAAATTGCAGGTTATTAAGGCTGTTCGGGAAGTTGTTTCGGGACTGGGCCTTAAAGAAGCTAAAGAACTCGTGGAGTCTAATGGCGTGGTGCGGGAAGACGTTCCCAAGGAAGAGGCGGAAGAAATCAAGACTAAACTCGAGGAAGCTGGTGCTTCTGTCGAAGTAAAATAA